The Manihot esculenta cultivar AM560-2 chromosome 1, M.esculenta_v8, whole genome shotgun sequence genome has a window encoding:
- the LOC110614190 gene encoding homeobox-leucine zipper protein ATHB-12 isoform X1, with protein sequence MMFDEAEYSPSTEDPYSSIDTLNTTRKKKNRNKRRFSDEQIKSLESMFESESRLEPRKKLQLAKELGLQPRQVAIWFQNKRARWKSKQIERDYSILLANYNSLASRFETLKKEKQALATQLQKLNDLLQKPREEGECSGEAAAVNSSEGESENGDAAKCDSEAKCSLSLIETSSNGLGVLSDEDSSIKVEYFGLEEEPNLMRMMEPGDGSLTTSQEDWGSLDSDGLFDQSNSGCQWWDFWV encoded by the exons ATGATGTTTGATGAAGCAGAATATTCTCCTTCCACAGAGGATCCTTACAGCTCTATCGACACCCTCAATACCACtagaaagaagaagaacagGAACAAGAGGAGGTTCAGTGATGAACAGATTAAATCATTGGAATCTATGTTTGAATCTGAATCAAGGCTTGAGCCTCGAAAGAAACTGCAGCTGGCTAAAGAGCTTGGTTTGCAGCCACGACAGGTTGCAATATGGTTTCAGAATAAGAGAGCTAGATGGAAGTCCAAGCAGATCGAAAGAGACTATAGTATTCTACTTGCCAATTACAATAGCTTGGCTTCCAGGTTTGAGACTCTGAAGAAGGAGAAGCAAGCTTTGGCAACACAG TTGCAGAAACTGAATGATCTGTTGCAGAAGCCAAGAGAGGAAGGAGAGTGTTCTGGGGAGGCAGCAGCTGTGAATAGCAGTGAAGGTGAATCGGAAAATGGAGACGCCGCAAAGTGTGATTCAGAAGCGAAGTGCAGCTTGTCATTAATTGAAACGTCATCAAATGGATTGGGAGTTCTTTCAGATGAAGATAGTAGCATAAAGGTTGAATATTTCGGATTAGAGGAAGAACCCAACCTTATGAGAATGATGGAACCTGGCGATGGATCTTTGACGACATCACAAGAGGATTGGGGGAGTTTAGACTCTGATGGCCTTTTCGATCAATCAAACAGTGGTTGCCAGTGGTGGGATTTCTGGGTTTGA
- the LOC110614190 gene encoding homeobox-leucine zipper protein ATHB-12 isoform X2 produces the protein MMFDEAEYSPSTEDPYSSIDTLNTTRKKKNRNKRRFSDEQIKSLESMFESESRLEPRKKLQLAKELGLQPRQVAIWFQNKRARWKSKQIERDYSILLANYNSLASRFETLKKEKQALATQKPREEGECSGEAAAVNSSEGESENGDAAKCDSEAKCSLSLIETSSNGLGVLSDEDSSIKVEYFGLEEEPNLMRMMEPGDGSLTTSQEDWGSLDSDGLFDQSNSGCQWWDFWV, from the exons ATGATGTTTGATGAAGCAGAATATTCTCCTTCCACAGAGGATCCTTACAGCTCTATCGACACCCTCAATACCACtagaaagaagaagaacagGAACAAGAGGAGGTTCAGTGATGAACAGATTAAATCATTGGAATCTATGTTTGAATCTGAATCAAGGCTTGAGCCTCGAAAGAAACTGCAGCTGGCTAAAGAGCTTGGTTTGCAGCCACGACAGGTTGCAATATGGTTTCAGAATAAGAGAGCTAGATGGAAGTCCAAGCAGATCGAAAGAGACTATAGTATTCTACTTGCCAATTACAATAGCTTGGCTTCCAGGTTTGAGACTCTGAAGAAGGAGAAGCAAGCTTTGGCAACACAG AAGCCAAGAGAGGAAGGAGAGTGTTCTGGGGAGGCAGCAGCTGTGAATAGCAGTGAAGGTGAATCGGAAAATGGAGACGCCGCAAAGTGTGATTCAGAAGCGAAGTGCAGCTTGTCATTAATTGAAACGTCATCAAATGGATTGGGAGTTCTTTCAGATGAAGATAGTAGCATAAAGGTTGAATATTTCGGATTAGAGGAAGAACCCAACCTTATGAGAATGATGGAACCTGGCGATGGATCTTTGACGACATCACAAGAGGATTGGGGGAGTTTAGACTCTGATGGCCTTTTCGATCAATCAAACAGTGGTTGCCAGTGGTGGGATTTCTGGGTTTGA